From one Streptomyces spiramyceticus genomic stretch:
- a CDS encoding NADH oxidase produces MGNTDEYQTVHLWSLSEDVVIESETDDGELVLSGPWGPERIAAVPPVVREALHRMELGPVLLKNVEPRPDSKTSKAGVYLVLLPVLERLSHLVVRTLGVGDFRGPVLSVCPVSRHALFSSVRLTAMAPIQLPRGVSFTLEAEGFALERDGSTHRVLLHRPEAVWVVGMLVRPVTPDAVSDALPLPRALTLSIIEYLAAAGMVTQAECGSEAAGMEADLA; encoded by the coding sequence ATGGGGAATACGGACGAGTACCAGACAGTGCATCTCTGGTCCCTGAGCGAGGATGTCGTCATCGAGTCGGAGACCGACGACGGCGAGCTTGTCCTTTCCGGGCCGTGGGGGCCGGAGCGTATCGCGGCGGTGCCTCCGGTGGTTCGTGAGGCATTGCACCGGATGGAGCTCGGGCCCGTACTTCTGAAGAATGTCGAGCCCCGGCCGGACAGTAAAACGTCCAAGGCCGGGGTGTATTTGGTATTGCTGCCCGTTCTGGAGCGGCTGTCTCATCTTGTGGTGCGGACGCTTGGTGTCGGGGATTTCCGGGGGCCCGTGCTTTCCGTGTGCCCGGTCTCCCGTCACGCTCTGTTCAGTTCCGTACGGCTGACCGCCATGGCGCCCATCCAGCTTCCGCGCGGGGTGTCTTTCACCCTGGAGGCGGAGGGGTTCGCACTGGAGCGGGACGGGTCCACGCACCGGGTGCTGCTGCACCGGCCGGAGGCGGTGTGGGTGGTGGGGATGCTGGTCCGGCCTGTCACTCCGGACGCGGTGTCGGACGCGTTGCCGCTGCCGCGCGCGTTGACGTTGAGCATCATCGAGTACCTGGCCGCTGCCGGCATGGTTACGCAGGCGGAGTGCGGGTCCGAAGCCGCCGGGATGGAGGCCGACCTTGCCTGA
- a CDS encoding response regulator transcription factor, translating into MTIRILLAEDMNMVRGALVALLNLEDDLEVVSELERGDQILAAALEHEPDVAIIDIDLPGLDGLTAAARLRKRLPECRTLILTSLGRPGALRRALAAQVSGYLLKDAPPQELASAVRRVAAGQRVIDSQLALSAWNSTETPLTEREAEVLQLAAEGLEPIEIAGQLKLSLGTVRNYLTTIVTKLNARNRVDAIKIARDADWLL; encoded by the coding sequence GTGACAATCCGCATTCTGCTGGCCGAAGACATGAACATGGTGCGTGGAGCGCTGGTGGCTCTGCTGAACCTGGAGGACGACCTGGAGGTCGTCTCCGAACTGGAGCGCGGCGACCAGATCCTGGCGGCGGCCCTGGAGCACGAGCCGGACGTGGCCATCATCGACATCGACCTCCCCGGCCTCGACGGCCTGACGGCCGCGGCACGCCTGCGCAAGCGGCTGCCGGAGTGCAGGACGCTGATCCTCACCAGCCTCGGCCGCCCGGGAGCACTGCGCCGCGCCCTGGCGGCGCAGGTCAGCGGATACCTGCTGAAGGACGCGCCGCCCCAGGAACTCGCGTCGGCGGTACGCCGAGTAGCGGCAGGCCAGCGGGTCATCGACTCACAGCTCGCACTCTCGGCATGGAACAGCACCGAAACGCCGCTCACGGAACGGGAGGCGGAGGTCCTCCAGTTGGCTGCCGAGGGCCTGGAGCCGATCGAGATAGCAGGCCAGCTGAAGCTCTCCCTGGGTACGGTACGCAACTACCTCACCACCATCGTGACGAAGCTGAACGCACGGAACCGGGTGGACGCGATCAAGATCGCCAGAGACGCGGACTGGCTCCTGTGA
- a CDS encoding sensor histidine kinase has protein sequence MTGEATSPPPGAPDLPAPRLARIILTFALISYLGITVINLVGARLDSFSLVTSLICLSLIFLLQLRHSGTGARQAPARHKAVTLGSQALLTYLPIAVFHSQWGAMAGFLSGSLLLLLPGRVAWPAYGVVGLTMLIPPTLEGLSVQETIYLCQSTLLTGLVVYGLSRMAALVQALHDTRGELAGMAVTKERLRFARDLHDLLGYSLSAITLKTELIHRLIPTHPRRAMEEISEVLTISRQSLADVRAVSSGLRSMSLVQELHSAQSLLEAADVEVQAEVRIAKLNQQVDTVLAAVLREAVTNLLRHSRAGFCSIEAIQEAGWVRLSVSNDGVDPAYRDVSPHSGSGLGNLEARLRTASGKLTATHGPGGTFHLVAEAPASLVRKLADLEENEAQDALPTPTKDPAA, from the coding sequence ATGACGGGCGAGGCCACAAGCCCTCCGCCCGGCGCTCCGGATCTGCCGGCTCCGCGGCTGGCCCGCATCATTCTCACGTTCGCGCTGATCAGTTATCTGGGCATCACGGTCATCAACCTGGTGGGAGCGCGACTCGATTCCTTCTCACTCGTCACTTCTCTCATCTGCCTGAGCCTCATTTTCCTTCTGCAACTGAGGCACTCCGGCACGGGAGCGCGTCAGGCCCCCGCCCGGCACAAGGCCGTGACGCTCGGATCCCAGGCGCTGCTCACCTATCTGCCGATCGCGGTCTTCCACTCCCAATGGGGAGCCATGGCCGGATTCCTGTCCGGATCTCTGCTGCTGCTTCTGCCCGGCCGGGTCGCGTGGCCCGCGTACGGCGTCGTCGGACTGACCATGCTGATCCCGCCGACACTGGAGGGCCTCTCCGTACAGGAGACGATCTACCTCTGCCAGTCGACGCTGCTGACCGGCCTGGTGGTGTACGGCCTCTCCCGCATGGCGGCCCTCGTGCAGGCACTGCACGACACACGCGGCGAACTCGCGGGCATGGCCGTCACCAAGGAGCGCCTGCGCTTCGCCCGGGACCTGCACGACCTGCTCGGCTACAGCCTCTCCGCCATCACCCTCAAGACCGAACTGATCCACCGCCTCATACCCACGCACCCGAGGCGGGCGATGGAGGAGATCAGCGAAGTCCTCACGATCTCCCGCCAGTCGCTCGCCGACGTCCGTGCCGTCTCCAGCGGCCTGCGCAGCATGTCGTTGGTGCAGGAGCTGCATTCGGCGCAGTCGCTGCTGGAAGCGGCGGACGTGGAGGTGCAGGCGGAAGTGCGGATCGCGAAGCTCAACCAGCAGGTCGACACGGTGCTGGCCGCCGTACTGCGCGAGGCGGTCACGAATCTGCTGCGCCATTCCCGGGCCGGTTTCTGCAGCATCGAAGCGATACAGGAGGCAGGTTGGGTACGGCTGTCCGTCTCGAACGACGGCGTCGACCCCGCCTACCGTGACGTATCACCGCACAGCGGCAGCGGCCTCGGCAACCTGGAGGCCCGCCTGCGTACGGCATCCGGAAAGCTCACCGCCACGCACGGCCCCGGCGGAACCTTCCACCTCGTGGCGGAGGCACCGGCGAGCCTGGTCAGGAAGCTCGCCGACCTGGAGGAGAACGAGGCGCAGGACGCGCTCCCCACCCCCACCAAGGACCCTGCAGCCTGA